atcactcttttgttttgtcctacctcggttgcacatagtcgatgcatcgaagatgcacccacaatcttagggttcttgctatcggccgatccaagccgattttggttgcttttccatatcggtcaaatacggccgatcgatccttagtttccccatccatatccacacacttctatcagtcgatttatcgactgagagatcggctttatacttatcggtcacatacccttaaccacactccaatcggctgtacgtcactcaatagttgtgctgacgtaatcgagtcgatacaaccataCCTAGTTacttagaataacacttaagcacatctcagttaagacacagctgttttaggaatcatccctttGCTAAGTGATcggtgttttcatcgatcaatcaggaaaccggtgcacctgtcaatcgactACCCAGACCAGAGTACACAACCCTCGATCAGTAAGAttgcacagtagacacgcctctattagacacgaccaaagcCTATCTATCGGCTATACCTCCGTTGTTTCCaaacggctctgttgtaaccctcaacaagtagctgattctagttagttgtccccctaaatcTTTGTCTAGGTTTAactcagatctttttggttgttatgtgaatagtgtgttatataagtgctgaattgcaactttgttgtgaaataaaatagttttgtgtgcactcttgaatgtaatgttgcattacatgtagatacgactacttaggcaacggtacctacgagaacTCCCCGGAgcctacggaggatgttcctgaagtccaaatgaacgtcaccaagagattaactgaagccccgaaccaatcggaagatattgacatttctgacttcagtcccaccagtaaatgcaagccccggacataacctgcTATTTTATTAccctgcaatctatatctatttacgtattctatgcattaagttcttaggaattgcttaaaaccctagatgcataaatcctaggaaccaatgtattgcacctgaggtcatatcgactagatgctctgctaatagggccggtagaagtcgggtgatttcctgtcactcgcgcgatataggaattgtaatgtttacattcctgttatcactataaggatgacggacgggagttttatgaagtatcatggttgatatgataccccgtctgtgttgttgaacttgataaggtcgcagcgtgtggtgatcggggttaagcgtttgaaagtactaaccacatgccgcgaaatatggtaagcggtaagcctagtagccaatcggcccgaggagtggacatacctcccaccacttgatctttattttatgttcacacgcaccgacgtgtgggaatatgtgttgcaatggcaaccaggagtacgggttttgtagtcgcgctacagacgtacgtcctgcactttggaagtgcgtatggtcctgcaatcgcttgtggtggctctgatccacgagtcggaatgaaaggtaaacggttgctcggaacgaccctttggtgttccaagcgtgtgagttaggtttaccttgcaaggttaaattcgattcagaatcgtccgcttctcacgatgattgagactgcttaatctctttgtcacattgagtaacaagagcaatgttatgattttcgaagatgatgtttgactaaggattataccatgcttgcttagttataggtgcttatctagaatggataatcatatagaacttgaaagctaaaagttgaaattaaggacctactcttagttgcttttcagctaaaactatacccagaacccttataagccttcatgagtctagctatgggctaaagtatacccaattccgggtaagccttgctgagtattagtatactcagcctttctagttttatgttttcaggtaaagcctttgaagaccctactctttccctgtcatggccctgtgctcttccagaagattggtccgaggaatgggatccgtccccggccaatactgatgatctcgagtgatgtcgtgcccgggcttagcatggcatctgtcttgacgacgtattgtaaatcatcgcgtatgttttccgctgccaaaagccaaaacttcaacagttgtactgttttctctaagtttgaaatttcgtattacttttgaaaactcttatcatgtaattccttgtgatgtaaaatatgatggtgattgtatctctggactcaccttcgtgtgaggtaaccttatttgatcctgtgtatcggtggtttatcgggacgttacccgacaggccaagggattataccgtttgaagcacgttggagccctcgggattggactcgcgtacttgagccggtctaattcaggttggttctgccacacctccatggggatgccatcaggacccatcactttacctcccttcatcctcttcacaaagcgtctgttggtatcatcaaatgagtcatctaactcgaaggtaggacccttattttccccattaaacaacttgtcgaagtattctcgccatctgtccttgatctcctcatccttcaccagaagtcgatttgccccatccttgatgcatttgatttggtttatgtctcttgtcttcctctcgcgggtcctagcgatcctataaatgtccttctcgccttccttcgtacctagcctaGCCGTTGgtaaaggtcatcaaaagcctgacctttcgctacacttacagctcgctttgcggacctcttcgctaatctatagccctcgatgttggttgcgctcttgtcgaggtgaaggcgtttcaaacactccttcttctccttaatagccctttgcacctcatcattccaccaccaagtctctttcatttcctgcttgcctcccctactcacaccaaacacttctgaggccaccttccgaacacatgtcgccatctttagccacgtatcatctacatctgctccttcttcccaaggcccctcacctagcatcctctccttaaacgtttgtgcctcttcccctctaagcttccaccattTCGTTCTcacaatcttggcacgtttgtcccggtgggcacgtacccgaaaacgaaaatccgccaccacaagcttgtattgggggacaacacactccccaagtatcaccttacaatttaagcaggcacgtctatcctctctcctagcaaggataaagtcGATTTGGCTCGAATATTatccactatggaaggtcactagatgggactccctctttctaaagagggtattcgctaacagcaggtcgtaggccaacgcaaaattcaaaacatcctccccctcgttcctactaccatacccgaaacccccatgtactcgctcatatcctacattagtcgcacccacatggccattgaggtctcctcctatgaagagcttctcactgataggcacggtactaaccatgctatcaaggtcttcccaaaactgactcttggagctctcactaagacctacctgaggggtataggcactgatcacattcagaacTAAATCTCCAATGACtaaccgcactaggataatccggtcgtcttgcctcctaacatctacaactccatccttaaggctcttatcgatcaagatgcctacaccattcctacctGGAGTTGcccccgtgtaccaaagcttgaagccagaaccctccacctccttcgccttctagctcttccatttagtctcctgcacgcatagaatatttacacgcctcctaattgctacatcgactagttctcttaacttacctaTTAAAGACCCTACattccaactacctagacgaatcctagttggctcggctagcttccttacccttcgcacccgtcgagagaaatgcgaaaacccttgctcatttttcactacacccggaCGCAGGAcgcagatgtagcgcgccacagaggctgcgacgacccAACCCTTACTCACGATACGACGCGCCTCTAAGGGGATGACGACCCAgcccttgcccatttaacaccactCGGGTTCCAATGTAGCGCGTCGCTAAAAGGGTTACGCCCCAAAAAATTTGTTATAGGTTTCATTTCTattagagtggctgattttttacgttggttcgccaaacctaacacaaccctccacattttctcatcgcATTCATCTTTACATACACATGAAAAAATGATCTGATCTGGGGAGTAAAACGTATTCATCATGTGGCAACGGCGAGGCTAGTTCTCTCCACACATATCACAGAtacaataataataataataataataataataataataataataataataacccTACACAGCTGCATTTTTCCCGTTAAACAGTAACCAATCAAACTTCATGGAGCCTAGTGCAGCTCAATTAGCAGGGAACGAATAGAATCAGCCGATACACTATGACCACATTCCTACACCACGTTTGAAAGAAGGAAAGAATAAACACCAACGTAGGAAATAGGTTTTACCCACAACAAACTGAAATTCTGCTGCCATCGACTCTATACTGTATGACCTGCCAATCCATTGATCCACATCAATCTCGGATGGTGGGTTCGCGATACACCGAATGTACAGGGAGCACACATGCCAGACCAACTCGGCTCATTGCAGGTGGCCATTGCCATTCTGCCTGGAATCAGATGATCCATACACATAGTGGCCATTCCGCTTGGGTGAGTCAGCTGATCCATACCCACAGTGTCCGTTCCGCCTGGGTGAGCCAACTGACCCGTTTGTGTGGTGACCATTCTGCCTGGGGGAATCAGCAGATCCATTTGTTTGGTGGCCGTTCTGCTTGGTGGAATCAGGCGATCCATAACCATAGGGGTTCTTGCTAGCCCAGTTCCACTGGTCGCGACACATTTCATCAATGCCATATTTTGCTCTAGAGGGGGAAAAAGGCAGTGTCAATCATATAAACACAATAAATCCATTTTTGTCCTAATGACATGCTATATCTTGTCGATTGACTTACTTCCAGTTAAGCTCCCTTTCTGCTTTAGCAGTCACTGAAAACAGTATCTCTGCATCACCAGGGCGTCTTGCACCAAAAATCAGAGGGATTTTCTACAGATGAGCAAAAATATGTCCTTATAAGCTTATCAAGGCAGTAAACCTGAGTAAACTGCATTGCAAGGTGGTAATAATCACATAGCACCTATATTGTTTAATCTGGCATACCTTCCCAGAAGCCTTCTCGAATGCTTTAACAATCTCCAGCACTGATGTACCTCTTCCAGTTCCAAGGTTATATGCTTCACACCCTGCAAGTAGACTCAAATTTGAAAATAAGATTCAAGGTAGAAATTATGCACAGACACCCATGTATCCCAAAAGTTTGGTTTTAGTGAACAAATGCAAGTTACATAAAATGGGCATTCCTCCTATGTGTTTTGTAAAAAGAAAAATATCTATCCAAACAGTATGTATAGCTGTGCCTTGTGCAAGTGTACTTTCTGTGTTTGACAAGCCTAGGGAAACAAAGAAATTGTTGGTTAAAGAAAATACAACGGACAAAAGTGTTACCAAGCAAGAATAAGTATGCAAGCAATGATGGAAAGAAATTCAACAGTTGTTTGATTTCAGGTGTTAACCTATGCTAGAGTTCTCAAAAAGCTTCTGCAATGCAGCAATATGTCCATCAGCAAGGTCAACCACATGGATGTAATCTCGGACCTGCAAAAGAAACGATAGTATGATTAATGATGTGACGATTCTATATTGAATACGAACTACAGTTGTCACAATGATATGCCTAAATAACTTATTCTAAAATCATTAACTCTAGACAAATGTAAAAAAAAAGTGGTAATTTGGATTGACTGAAGTAAGAAGCACATGAATATTGTATGTTCTATTGTTAGAACATATTCCAAAATTTTAACCAGGCTATTTCAAAGGAAAACTTGTAGGTTATATATTATTTCGGAATTCAAGTGAAAGTTGTAGGTTACACATTTTTCCAGAATTCAAGTGATATGGCGCATAGTAGAGATGATAGAAGGGAACGTCAAAGCAAGGACTCTTTGTTCCTTTTAAGGAAAATTCAGTAGCAGAAAAAAACCCTACTATAGTTTATTATATATAAGAAACGAGTGGGAGAACAATTCCTGAAAGTGCAGAGTAAAAACTATACAAAGATATAAACAGCAGGGTATCAAAGAAGGCAAAGAAAAAGGTGAAAACTATCCAACGATATATGAAGGAAAAGGTATGAGAAGTCATCATTCTGTGTGTTGAAGATCAAGTTCAGCAAAAGGTGGGTCAAGCCAATAGGAGCAAGTTGTATGAACCAAGATCTGGTCAAGTTTTTGAGGAAGGTGTGACTTTCCTCAGGTCTTATGACTCTTTGTTAGTTGTTGTATATTTATTACAGAATAGTAAATTAAGACAAAAGTTGACTACAGTTTTGTTAGGAACTACAATTAGAAAGATAGACACAGCTGCAATCAGCTGCCACAACTGATCAATGCTTTCCCCAATAGAAAATTTCAAGCTTCATTGGCAGCAGGACATACCCTAAACAAAAGTAAAGGCAATTTATCTGGTGCACATTTATAAAACTAGACATTAACAAAATAAGGTCAGAATACCAATCTGAAATGCAACTTATTAATCAAATTGAATGGCATGCAAAACAAAAGTAATTGAGCATGCCATATGCAATATAATTACCCCAGTCCCATCTCTTGTCGCATAATCATTTCCTAAAACTGTCAGAGCTTGCCTCCTTCCAACAGCAACTTGCTGAACGTAGGGCATAAGATTGTTGGGAATTCCACATGGGTCTTCACCAAGGTATCCACTAGGATGTGCACCAACCGGATTGAAGTACCTTAGTAAAATAATCTTCCATTCAGGATCTGAACGGTAGATGTCACGGCAAATATCCTCAACAACAAGCTGCAATTATTTGAATTTTTTTCAGTCAACTTAAAGAGCTCACAAACTTTAGCAGGATTTCATATTGAATGAAAAAAGGGCAGCAGACCTTCGTTTTGCCGTATGGATTGTTTGGAGTCAGAGGAAACTCTTCTGTGCAGGGTGAGTTCTTGGGTGATCCATAAACTGCAGCTGATGATGAGAACACCAACTAAAACATTTTGAAACAAAAGAAAGGAGATACAACATGTCAGTGTCAGAGACTGATATGAAAAATCAATTTGTCGGTCCAAAGCCTTACTGACCAAATGGATCTTAAAGCAAAAAGGTGCAAATATACAAGTTTATACAATCAATT
The Panicum hallii strain FIL2 chromosome 6, PHallii_v3.1, whole genome shotgun sequence genome window above contains:
- the LOC112897173 gene encoding UDP-glucose 4-epimerase 2, with product MAVEKTAPGAGAGAAAGRTVLVTGGAGYIGSHAVLQLLLAGFRAVVVDNLNNSSELAVRRVAALAGDHSRNLSFHKIDLRDKGALEMVFASTRFDAVVHFAGLKAVGESVQKPLLYYDNNVIGTINLLEVMSAHGCKKLVFSSSAAVYGSPKNSPCTEEFPLTPNNPYGKTKLVVEDICRDIYRSDPEWKIILLRYFNPVGAHPSGYLGEDPCGIPNNLMPYVQQVAVGRRQALTVLGNDYATRDGTGVRDYIHVVDLADGHIAALQKLFENSSIGCEAYNLGTGRGTSVLEIVKAFEKASGKKIPLIFGARRPGDAEILFSVTAKAERELNWKAKYGIDEMCRDQWNWASKNPYGYGSPDSTKQNGHQTNGSADSPRQNGHHTNGSVGSPRRNGHCGYGSADSPKRNGHYVYGSSDSRQNGNGHLQ